CTGTATTTTCTTTGAGATGATATCTTTGTTTTTTTATCGTCAGTAGTTGTCGTAGAGTTATAACTGGTTTCCCATTTACCAGATGTCAGCAGATATTTTTTTGAAACCGGTGTACTGGTTCTGTAGAGCAGAAGAGGATGCTGAATAAGGGGCTGATTGGTACTGCGTGAAATCACAGTCACGAATTCTTTCATCACCCCGACCTTATATCCCTTCTCTGCAAAAGTACTATCCACATACCGGGTCAGTTTCCCTTCTACAGATTTAGCCTTACGGGCATATAAACCTCGTAAATCATTTTCTGTCCACTGTTTTTTCTCAACTTTCCAGAAAGACTCCTGCGCTTCATCATCCTTCATCAGATTAGCGTCAAAGATATCTACATCATCCTCCAGTGAAGACAGACTCTGCTTCACCCCTTCGATAATCTCTCTGCGTTTGAGCTGATACGAATTAGAGATAAAATAAACCTGTATCCCGATCAGCACAATAAAGAGTATTGAAAATGTAAGAATTAACCTTGAAAGCTTTCCATTCATAAAACAAATATAATCAGTAGATCCGATCTTAAACAGACCTTAACCCATCATTAACGCTTCATTAACCGAGTCTGTAAAACTGAATAGACACTTTTGCCCTATCAGATACGATCTTCAAATATGAAACACATTCTAATACTCTTTCTTTTTCCGTCTCTTTTATGGGCGCAGCAAAAACAGATGCAAGGTAAAGTAATCAACGATAAAAATGAAACACTGGCAAATGTTACGGTAGTGCTCATGGACAGCTTATACAAGACAATCTATGAAACACAGACAGATGCATCCGGAAAATTTACGCTCTCCCTTGACCACAAAACCAATTACTATATCAGTGCTAAGGATCTTAATTATCAGACCTACGAAGAATTTGTTCAGCCCGACACCATACAAAATCAGTTCCTGATCCGTCTGGCAGCAAAGACAAACCAATTGGAAGAGGTAACTGTAGAAGGCAAACGTCCTCGTGTAACCCGAAAAGTAGATCGTCTTGAATTTAATGTACAAAACAGTAATATCTCTGCACTGAGCAGCTGGGAAATACTGAAACGTACGCCACTGGTCAAAGTCCTCGGTTCGGACATCAGTATCAAAGGAAGTCGCAATATACTGGTTATGATCAATGATAAACCGGTCACTCTTACCGGAGAGGAATTGAAAAACCTGTTAGAGAACAGTTCGGGAACTGATGTACAGGCGGTGGAAGTCATTACGAATCCTCCTGCCAAATATGAAGCCTCCGGAACGGCTATTATTAATATCAAAATGAAACAGAATCAACTGTATGGCTACAGAGGTGTACTATTAGCGAAGGTGGAACAAAGTAACTACGGCAAACAAATTTTCGGACTTACCAACTATTTCAAAACGGAAAAGTTCAATTTCAAAGGAATCTACAATTTCGGAAGAGGAACTTATGCTCGCTACGGCACCGATTATGTGCAATATGCAAGTGATAATACGACTTGGATCAGCAAAATGGACCGTATCGATGAAAATAAAAATCAACAAACCTACGTGTTTACAGCAGATTATAATCCGGATAGTACATTAACACTATCTTTTGGCTGGAATGGATTTTACAGTCCCAATTCAGAAGGAATATACCGTGTACCTACACTTATCTATAATCAGCAGCAGCAGGTAGAATCCAACTATCTGACAACCAATGATCATTACAGAAGCACAAAAAACAACAACCTGTTTCTGCAACTGGTCAAAAAATTCTCTACCGCTAATACCTTAGACTGGGCCACTTATTACACCACGAATAACAGGGTTAATTATCAGGACATCCTTACAGAGCTTAATTTTAAAGATCAGGCTCCGTCCACTTCACATTTTACCAGTGACAACGACAATAAGACCAGGCTTTTTTCCACACAAGTAGATTTCAGCCACAAAGGAAAGCAACTGGAACTGGAATTTGGAGGAAAATACAGCTACGTAAGCACATTCAGTAAACTGATATTTGCAGACAATGAAAATGGGGAATTAGCTTTCAGACCGGAAAAAAGCAGTGATTTTGATTATCAGGAACATAATGTCGCCGGATATGGATCAGCATCCTATCAATGGAAAAAGTGGAGTCTCAAAGCCGGCCTGCGTGCTGAATACACAAACTTAACCGGAACCGTATCGCAACCATCCGATATCAACAAAACCGATTACCTGACACTGTTTCCTACTTTCTATGCACAATACGAGACGAATGATAAGTCACAGATCGGTTTTTCCTATGGTAAACGTATCAGCAGACCTTCTTACTCCTGGCTCAATCCGACCAAATCCTATTACAATCTCTTCTCCTATTTTCAGGGAGATGCACGTCTTCGCGCAACCATTGTACATAACCTGAACCTGACTTATACCCGAAATAACTGGAATATTGATTTGTTCTACCGTTATGAGAAATGGCCTTCTATGGAAATTTCCTATCAGGATGATGCCACTCACAACCTGATCTATCACTACACCAATATCGAAAAGGGACAAGGCGCAGGAATAGATATAAGCAAGAATCTGGATATCAAACCCTGGTGGTCTATAAATGGAATGCTTTCGGCAATGTACAATGAAAATTATTTTGAAGGTGTAGATAAACTGATTCATAAAAATGATGTGTACCAGCTTAATACAACACTCAGTACCAGCTTTATCCTTAATAAAAAAACAGACTGGAATGTAGAAGTTGGCAATTCTTATTACTCCCCCTCTATACAGGGACCGTTCAGAATTTCCGGATTTTCATCCACCTACTTTGTTATGAATCGTAAGTTTATGCATAAAAAATTAGAACTGAGTCTCTATTTTCTGGACATTTTCAAATCGGAAAAAGTGAAAGTTGCAACCAACTATGCGAATCAGAACAATTATTTCCTGGATTATCAGGACACCCGGAAAATAAGTGCAACATTGCGCTTTAACTTTGGAAATCAGACGATCAGAAACAATAAAACTATAAGGAAAACAGATGAACAGAATCGTCTGTAAACATCTTATCAGTCAATAATTTAATTCAGACATTAAAATAACTTTTTATCGGGCTACTCTATGAAAAATAACTAACTTTGCGGGAGTTGTGAAAACCAAATATTAAAATGAGTGCAGATATAAACAAACTAGAACAAATCGCATCGCAAGTAAGACGTGACATCGTACGCATGGTACACGCCTGTCAGTCAGGACACCCTGGAGGATCATTAGGTTGTACCGATTATTTTGTGGCGCTTTATTTCAACGCTATGAAACGCAATCCGTCATTCCATATGGACGGAATCGGAGAAGATCTCTTCTTCTTGTCAAATGGTCACATTTCTCCTGTTTTCTACAGTACACTGGCAAGAGCGGGTTATTTTGAAGTAAGTGAATTAGCTACTTTCAGAAAGATCAACTCCCGTCTGCAGGGACACCCGACGACACACGAAGGTCTTCCGGGAATCCGTATTGCTTCCGGATCTTTGGGTCAGGGACTTTCTGTAGCGATCGGTGCTGCACAAGCAAAAAAATTAAACAAAGACAATAATCTGGTGTACGTCCTGATGGGCGACGGTGAGCTTCAGGAAGGACAGGTGTGGGAAGCTGCGATGTATGCACCTCATAACAAAATAGACAATCTGATTGCAACCGTTGACTACAACAAAGCACAGATTGACGGTTCTACAGATCAGGTACTTTCACTGGGAGATCTCCGTGCTAAATGGGAAGCTTTCGGATGGGATGTACTTGAAATTGCAAAAGGTAACGATATGACTGCTGTTGTAGCAGGTCTTGAAGAAGCAAAATCACATACCGGAAAAGGAAAACCGGTTGTTATCCTGATGCATACAGAAATGGGTAATGGTGTTGACTTTATGATGGGATCTCACAAATGGCATGGTGTAGCACCGAATGATGACCAGTTAACATCTGCATTAGGTCAGTTACAACAAACTTTAGGAGATTATTAATCAGATATTAGATTTTAGTAATTTGTATTTAGAAAAAATCTGAAGACTAAATACCAACTACTCCATACTAAAAGAATGAAAAAATATACATACACAGAATCAAAAGATACACGTTCGGGTTTCGGAGCTGGATTACTGGAAGCTGGTAAGCAGGACGAAAATGTCGTGGCCTTATGTGCTGACTTGATCGGTTCATTGAAAATGAACGATTTCATAAAAGAATTTCCGGAGCGTTTTTTCCAGATTGGTATTGCAGAAGCAAACATGATGGGTATCGCAGCGGGTCTGACAATAGGCGGTAAAGTTCCATTCACAGGTACATTTGCCAATTTCTCTACAGGTCGTGTTTATGACCAGATACGTCAATCTATCGCCTATTCGGACAAAAATGTAAAGATTGCTGCTTCACACGCAGGTCTTACACTGGGAGAAGACGGTGCTACGCACCAGATCCTGGAAGATATCGGTCTGATGAAAATGTTACCTGGAATGACAGTAATCAACCCATGTGATTTCAACCAGACCAAAGCAGCTACTATTGCTGTTGCCAAACACCACGGTCCTGTATACTTACGTTTCGGACGTCCTGTAGTACCTAACTTTACTCCTGCAGATCAGGAGTTCGTCATCGGTAAAGCTATCCTGTTGAATGAGGGTACTGACGTAACGATCATCGCTACAGGTCACCTGGTATGGGAAGCAATCCAGGCCGGAGAAAAACTGGCAGAACTAGGTATCAGTGCAGAAATCATCAACATTCATACAATTAAACCTCTGGATGAAGAAGCTGTATTGAAATCTGTTGGTAAAACAAAATGTGTAGTTACAGCTGAAGAACACAACCGTCTGGGTGGTCTGGGCGACAGTGTGGCACAGGTTTTGGCGAAACATTTGCCTACTCCACAAGAGTATGTTGCTGTAAACGACAGTTTCGGTGAATCCGGAACTCCGGCCCAGTTAATGGAGAAATACGGTTTGAATGCAGAAGCAATCGTTGCTGCAGCTCAGAAAGTAATTAAGAGAAAATAATAAAGACCACAACGTCAATATATGGAAGATACTTTAATAATTTCGAAATTTGCGGACGAAGCCACGCGCGAGGAAGCATTCGGATTATTGTTGAAGAAATATCAGCAAAAAATTTATTGGCATGTGAGAAGGATGGTAATCGATCATGACGATGCCGATGATGTGGTACAGGATATCTTTATCAAGGTATGGCGCAATCTGGGCAACTTCCGTGAAGACTCTCAGTTGTACACCTGGCTATATCGTATCGCGACGAATGAATGTATTACCTTTCTGAATAAGAAAAAACAGAAGCAGAATGTGTCGTTGGATGACGACACATCTGCCTATCTGGCCGAATCCCTTTCGGATGGCAGCTATTTTAACGGAGATAAAGCTCAGTTGAAATTGCAACAGGCACTGTTAACACTACCGGAAAAGCAAAAACTGGTATTCAACATGAAATACTTCGATGATATGAAGTATGAAGAGATATCAGATGTATTGGGGACAAGTGTAGGAGCATTAAAAGCCTCTTATCATCTGGCTGTGAAAAAAATTGAGCACTTTTTTCACACGCACGATTAAACCTTTTATGCTTAGTGTATTCTATACTACTTACTATGAAGGAAAATAACACATATCATGATCATAACGAAGATAATAATCTTCCCGAATCATTGCGTGTAAACCCTTTTGCCGTACCTAAAGATTATTTTGAAAATCTCGAATCCGGTCTTTGCTCACAGATCAGACTTTTGAATACCGCTCCCTCCGAAGAAGAATCCTTTAGTACTCCTGAAAATTATTTCAATGATCTTCACTCCCGCCTGATGACAGCGGTAAAAATGGATCAGCTGAAAACCAATACAGAAGAAAACGGATTTACAGTTCCTTCTAACTATTTTGATCAGCTTCAACAACAGATCACTGCAAATATCACTGCAGACCGATGGAAAGATCAGATAAAAGAAGAAGGTTTTGCCGTACCGGAAGATTACTTCAATACATTAGAAGATTCCATTTTTGCAGGTATTGCTACAGATCGATTGAAAGCAGAAGTAAAAGAAGACGGTTATACTGTTCCTTCAAATTACTTTGATCAGTTGTCTGCAGACATACAGGCTAAAGCATTTGAAAAAGAACAACCAAAAATTGTCCCTATCGGAGGTCTGAAACGTCGTAACTGGATGCGATATGCAGCTGCGGCCTCAGTTACCCTGATACTGGGATTGGGTGCTTATTTCGGTATTCAACAAGAAGAAACAGCTACAACTGATCTACATTCAGAACTGGCAAATGTATCTGATGCTGAAATTATAAACTATCTTGCTGCCACGAACAGTGGCGATAATATGGTCTATTTCACACAATATATTTATGAACCTGAGGAGTCGGCTGGCGTAGGAAGTCAGATTGATAACGAAGATATTGAAGAGTACTTAAAATATTCATTATAAGTGATGTTACAGTTGAAAAAGATATTAGCAGCATGTTGTTTTGTATTTCTATTGACTTTATCTGCTCATGCACAGCGCGATAATGAGCGTTTCAAAGCTATAGAGAACGAGAAAATTGCCTATATTACCAAAGAGCTCAATCTGAGCAATTCAGAGGCGCAACAGTTCTTCCCGCTCTACAATGAGTATTCACAGGAAATGTGGGCTATACGTAATGAAAAAATTGGTCCCAAACAGAGTACGCCGGGCAGAAGCAATGGCTTCAGACAAGGCGGATCCAGGGATGTAATCGCATATGACGCCAAAGAACTGGAAATCAAGAAAGAATACCGTGCAAAATTCGCCCGTATCATAGGCAATTCACGGGCTTCACAATTTTTTGAGATCGAGCAAAATTTCATAGAACTTCTCTATAAAGAATGGCAAAGCCGAAAAAACGGTGCCGGCCGAAGATAATACAGGAAGAAGTCCAAAAGACTTCTTCTTTTTATTTAAATCAAAATCAACATGTTAAGTAATCGTGAATTATTCCTGATGAATACAGCCCAGACATCAAACTCTCCCCGTCTGGTAGAAGTAGAAAAAGCAGAAGGAATTTATTTATATGGTCCGCAGGGACAACAATATATGGATCTGGTATCGGGTTTTAATGTGAGCAATATAGGTCACAGACATCCTAAGGTACTGGAGGCAATACGGGAGCAACTGGACAAATATCTCCATGTCACTGTATATGGTGAGTTTGTACAGGCACCACAGGTACAGTTTGCAACAGATCTGCTGGCTGTGCTACCCTCGTCTTTTGAATCGGTATATCTGACAAACAGCGGAGCGGAAGCTGTAGAAGGATCCATGAAAATTGCAAAACGCTTCACAGGAAGAAGACAGATTATAGCTGCAAAAAAAGCATACCACGGAAGTACACAGGGAGCACTTAGCCTTATCGGCAATGAAGATTATCAAACCGCATATGCGCCTTTGCTACCGGAGATAGACTTTATTACCTTCAATGATCTTTCAGATCTATCTGCGATCACTGATAAGACCGCAGCTGTCATCTTAGAAGCTATTCAGGGTGAGGCTGGTGTACGCGTCCCCGACATAGCTTATATGCAGGCTGTGCGCAAGCGTTGTGATGAAACCGGAACACTGCTAATCTTTGATGAGATACAAACCGGATTCGGACGTACCGGAAAACTCTTTGCTTTCGAACATTTCGGCATCGTTCCGGACATTCTTATGCTGGCAAAAGGTATAGGAGGAGGAATGCCTCTGGGAGCATTCGTTGCTCCTAAACAGATCATGGATGTGATCAAAGACAATCCCATGTTAGGACATATCACCACATTCGGAGGACATCCTGTAAGTTGTGCCGCAGCAAGAGCATCCTTACAGGTCATAAAAGATGAAAAACTGATCGAACAGGTAGAGGAAAAAGCACTGCTTTTCCGTCAGTTGCTCCAGCATCCGAAAATTAAAGAGATACGCGGATTAGGTCTGATGATGTGTCTGCAACTGGAAAATTTTGATCAGGTCTACCAAGTTAGCAAGTACTGCGCTGAACATGGTGTGATGATAGACTGGTATCTGCACTGTGAGACTGCACTGCGGGTAGCACCTCCGCTGACGATCACCACGGATCAGATCCGAGAAGCCTGTACCCTAATTCTGGCAGGAGTAGAAAAATACGCTTAGTATAGACAAATAAGGGAACATTTCAGATGTTCCCTTATTTATTCCATATTTTCCGGCGGATATTTTATTCGTAAAAATCCAGCTCTGCTATAGCTAATGACTGATCAGCACCGGCTATTTCAGTAGATTCTATCCGGATATAACGTGCCTGTATCTTTTGTTTGAATCTATAGGTCCGCATAGTAGGATCATTGATCAGGTTTCCAAATTCAAACTGCTCTGCAAGAGTCCAGTTCTGCCCGTCGTTACTAACTTTTATAACTCCTTTAGCCATCATTCCTTTAGCATGTACACGCTGCGGAGTATAGGAAAAAGAAGAAAGTTGATATGCTTTTCCCAGATCTACTGCTATATACTGATTCTGTCCTGTATTTTGTGTTTGCCAATAGCTTTTGACATCAGCATCTATAGCCATCTTTCCTGTTTTTTTCTCTGTTTCACTGCTCAGGGATATGATCTTCCATTCTGCTTTGGAAATTCCGAAGGTCTGATCCGCCACTGCCCCGATCACCTTATTCTTATCTACAGCTATCGCTTTGATTGTACCGGGTTTCATCAGAAAAGGTTGATCGTAAACTGGTGATTGAAGAGTAGGTGTACTTCCGTCTAATGTATAGTGAATCACATAATCCATATTTAGATTTTTGAGTACATCCTCGCCGTGTGGTTTCCATCCGAATTCATGCTCCAGGGGCTTGATAGTGAGCATACCGTTAACATCTCTGGCAAACATCAGCTGAGGAGGACGTGATGGCGAGTAATAGGCTCCTATATTGCTTATTGCAGACAGGTAACGACTCTCGAGTATCCTTAGTCTGAACCGGTCGGATTGCACCTCAGGAAAACGAAGAATACGTTTATATCCCACATTTGTTGCCTTTGCAATCTCTTTCCATTGCCCCTCAGACCATATATCGAGTGCATGACCTTCTATCCGTTCACCATTTGTACTTACCGCTTCCTGAATCACGAAACGATTTACTGTAATCGGATTCGGGGTCGTAAAGATTAGTTCTCCTGTATTCTCTTTTAACAGTGTGAAAGTTTTGGAATCTCCATCCAGCGTTTCTTTAGGACCCTTAGCATTTTTCAGCAGGTTAGCGCCGTATGTGTCCCGGATACGCTGCCCCACTTCCTGCAATACAGATACATCTTCTGCAGAAAACTTACCTTCTCTATTCGGAGGAATATTTAACAAAAATGTAGAATTACCTCCTACAGAGCGTTCATAAATATCAAAGACATCATCTGCATTCCGGACTTTTTGGTGGGTATCATCTCTGTAGAACCAACCCTCACGTATAGAAGTATTGGTTTCAGCCTGCTGATAATGTAAAAAATTGCTTTTCAATAGTTGTGCTCTGCTACCGAGATCCTCCTTTGTCAGATCCGGAAAGTTACTCAATCCGGCAGGATCACTTTCATAGGGAATAACATTCCATTCTGTACTCCGGGTATTTCCGGACTCATTGCCACACCAGCGGATATCTTCTTTACCAAAAATCACAGCCTCAGGAGCCAGTTTTTTTATCAGCTCACGCCAGGCGGCATAGTTATATTTTTGTCCACCTTTGGTCTTGGGATGTGCTCCGTCAAACCAGACTTCATGAATGGGGCCGTATTCTGTTAACAATTCAAATAATTGATTGAGGAAATACTCATTATAATCATCAACCTCAAACTGAAATTTTGTTTTATTCCTGAACGGACGTCCCGGAACATCACGCGGAATAGTACGTTTACTGTAGGTACTCTGATTGCCGTATAAACCCTCCGGATTTTCTATCTGAAAAAGATCTGCAGGCGAGAGATATACACCCAGCTTTAGTCCGTATTTGCGACATGAAGCGGACAGATCCTTTAATACATCGCCTTTTCCATCTCTGAAAGAAGTAGACATGATGCCGTGCGCAGTATACCGGCTTTGCCACAGGACAAAGCCATCATGGTGTTTGACCGTCAGAATAACCATTTTCATACCGGCCGCTTTCATGGATGCACACCATTGATCTGTATCCAGATTTTTGAGATCAAATATCGACGGATCTTCCATCCCGTTTCCCCATTCCATTCGGGTAAATGTATTTGGACCAAAATGAATAAAAGCAATAAATTCATGTCCGAGTGCCTGATATTGATTGGCCGTCGGGACGACATGCGCTGCTTTTAATATTTTGTCCGCATCTCTGTCTGTTTTTTCGATAGCATACGTATTCCTGACAGGTAAGGCATTTCCTCTCCCCTGCGCATGAGCAGCAGCGCTGACCAGACTGCACAGAAGCATTACCCAAATTGGTTTTTTCATGATTTTGAATCGTTGGATGATATATTCGGTCTAAAAAATTGTTTTAAGCCTGCAAGGTAAGAAACATGAGTTTAAGAATCTACAACAATACTACCCTTCAGTATTCTATAACAATCTTATTACCAAATAAATCCCATTTTAAAACTATGATTACAACAATCAATGCTTATCTTAGATAAGCATAAACCTCTATCATGAACACAAACAGAAGATCTTTTATCAGCAAAAGTCTGCTCACCGTAGGTGCAGCTGTGGCCGGCACCTCATTACTACAAGGTCGTGAAAACAATTTGTCCTTACCGGCAAAAGGTAATCAGATCAGCATTAAGAAAAACGATATTATCCTTTTTCAGGGAGACTCCATTACAGATGCTGGGCGTCAGAAAGACAATCCCAATCCAAATGAAACTTCCGCATTCGGCAGCGGCTATGCATTATTAGCAGCGGGCAGTCTCTTGTCTGAACATGCATCCAAAAATATCAAGATTTTTAATAAGGGTATCAGCGGTAACCGGGTGCCGGATCTGCAGAAACGCTGGCAAAGAGATACTTTTGACATCAAACCTACTATCCTGAGTATCCTGATCGGCGTTAATGATTTCTGGAGGACAATGGATAGCGGTGCCAGCAATACGGCACAACAGTATAAAGAGCAGTATCAGAAACTTCTGGATGACACTTTGAAACAATTACCCAACGTACAGCTTATTATCGGGGAACCTTTCGGTCTGAAAGGGGTAAAACATGTAACTGATGCATGGTATCCTGCTTTTGAAGGCTATCAGCAGGCGGCACGTGATGTTGCAAAAGAATTTAAAGCTATCCTGATCCCTTATCAGACTATTTTTGACAAGGCACTCGCTGAGGCTCCGGGCAATTACTGGACTACGGATGGCGTACACACCAGTCTTGCAGGAGCAACATTAATGGCAGAATCCTGGTTAAATACCATTAAATAATCCTGTATACCGGAAATGCCGGCGTGTATTCGCCTTAACTTATACTAAAATGACCTCGTTAGCAAGAGCAGCTAACGAGGTCATTTCATTTTTAAACAGAGTTATGAACTACAAAATATTAAAGTTCTACGTCTCTG
The Sphingobacterium spiritivorum genome window above contains:
- a CDS encoding SGNH/GDSL hydrolase family protein; amino-acid sequence: MNTNRRSFISKSLLTVGAAVAGTSLLQGRENNLSLPAKGNQISIKKNDIILFQGDSITDAGRQKDNPNPNETSAFGSGYALLAAGSLLSEHASKNIKIFNKGISGNRVPDLQKRWQRDTFDIKPTILSILIGVNDFWRTMDSGASNTAQQYKEQYQKLLDDTLKQLPNVQLIIGEPFGLKGVKHVTDAWYPAFEGYQQAARDVAKEFKAILIPYQTIFDKALAEAPGNYWTTDGVHTSLAGATLMAESWLNTIK
- a CDS encoding transketolase: MSADINKLEQIASQVRRDIVRMVHACQSGHPGGSLGCTDYFVALYFNAMKRNPSFHMDGIGEDLFFLSNGHISPVFYSTLARAGYFEVSELATFRKINSRLQGHPTTHEGLPGIRIASGSLGQGLSVAIGAAQAKKLNKDNNLVYVLMGDGELQEGQVWEAAMYAPHNKIDNLIATVDYNKAQIDGSTDQVLSLGDLRAKWEAFGWDVLEIAKGNDMTAVVAGLEEAKSHTGKGKPVVILMHTEMGNGVDFMMGSHKWHGVAPNDDQLTSALGQLQQTLGDY
- a CDS encoding RNA polymerase sigma factor; this translates as MEDTLIISKFADEATREEAFGLLLKKYQQKIYWHVRRMVIDHDDADDVVQDIFIKVWRNLGNFREDSQLYTWLYRIATNECITFLNKKKQKQNVSLDDDTSAYLAESLSDGSYFNGDKAQLKLQQALLTLPEKQKLVFNMKYFDDMKYEEISDVLGTSVGALKASYHLAVKKIEHFFHTHD
- a CDS encoding outer membrane beta-barrel family protein, whose protein sequence is MKHILILFLFPSLLWAQQKQMQGKVINDKNETLANVTVVLMDSLYKTIYETQTDASGKFTLSLDHKTNYYISAKDLNYQTYEEFVQPDTIQNQFLIRLAAKTNQLEEVTVEGKRPRVTRKVDRLEFNVQNSNISALSSWEILKRTPLVKVLGSDISIKGSRNILVMINDKPVTLTGEELKNLLENSSGTDVQAVEVITNPPAKYEASGTAIINIKMKQNQLYGYRGVLLAKVEQSNYGKQIFGLTNYFKTEKFNFKGIYNFGRGTYARYGTDYVQYASDNTTWISKMDRIDENKNQQTYVFTADYNPDSTLTLSFGWNGFYSPNSEGIYRVPTLIYNQQQQVESNYLTTNDHYRSTKNNNLFLQLVKKFSTANTLDWATYYTTNNRVNYQDILTELNFKDQAPSTSHFTSDNDNKTRLFSTQVDFSHKGKQLELEFGGKYSYVSTFSKLIFADNENGELAFRPEKSSDFDYQEHNVAGYGSASYQWKKWSLKAGLRAEYTNLTGTVSQPSDINKTDYLTLFPTFYAQYETNDKSQIGFSYGKRISRPSYSWLNPTKSYYNLFSYFQGDARLRATIVHNLNLTYTRNNWNIDLFYRYEKWPSMEISYQDDATHNLIYHYTNIEKGQGAGIDISKNLDIKPWWSINGMLSAMYNENYFEGVDKLIHKNDVYQLNTTLSTSFILNKKTDWNVEVGNSYYSPSIQGPFRISGFSSTYFVMNRKFMHKKLELSLYFLDIFKSEKVKVATNYANQNNYFLDYQDTRKISATLRFNFGNQTIRNNKTIRKTDEQNRL
- a CDS encoding alpha-L-fucosidase, whose translation is MKKPIWVMLLCSLVSAAAHAQGRGNALPVRNTYAIEKTDRDADKILKAAHVVPTANQYQALGHEFIAFIHFGPNTFTRMEWGNGMEDPSIFDLKNLDTDQWCASMKAAGMKMVILTVKHHDGFVLWQSRYTAHGIMSTSFRDGKGDVLKDLSASCRKYGLKLGVYLSPADLFQIENPEGLYGNQSTYSKRTIPRDVPGRPFRNKTKFQFEVDDYNEYFLNQLFELLTEYGPIHEVWFDGAHPKTKGGQKYNYAAWRELIKKLAPEAVIFGKEDIRWCGNESGNTRSTEWNVIPYESDPAGLSNFPDLTKEDLGSRAQLLKSNFLHYQQAETNTSIREGWFYRDDTHQKVRNADDVFDIYERSVGGNSTFLLNIPPNREGKFSAEDVSVLQEVGQRIRDTYGANLLKNAKGPKETLDGDSKTFTLLKENTGELIFTTPNPITVNRFVIQEAVSTNGERIEGHALDIWSEGQWKEIAKATNVGYKRILRFPEVQSDRFRLRILESRYLSAISNIGAYYSPSRPPQLMFARDVNGMLTIKPLEHEFGWKPHGEDVLKNLNMDYVIHYTLDGSTPTLQSPVYDQPFLMKPGTIKAIAVDKNKVIGAVADQTFGISKAEWKIISLSSETEKKTGKMAIDADVKSYWQTQNTGQNQYIAVDLGKAYQLSSFSYTPQRVHAKGMMAKGVIKVSNDGQNWTLAEQFEFGNLINDPTMRTYRFKQKIQARYIRIESTEIAGADQSLAIAELDFYE
- a CDS encoding aspartate aminotransferase family protein codes for the protein MLSNRELFLMNTAQTSNSPRLVEVEKAEGIYLYGPQGQQYMDLVSGFNVSNIGHRHPKVLEAIREQLDKYLHVTVYGEFVQAPQVQFATDLLAVLPSSFESVYLTNSGAEAVEGSMKIAKRFTGRRQIIAAKKAYHGSTQGALSLIGNEDYQTAYAPLLPEIDFITFNDLSDLSAITDKTAAVILEAIQGEAGVRVPDIAYMQAVRKRCDETGTLLIFDEIQTGFGRTGKLFAFEHFGIVPDILMLAKGIGGGMPLGAFVAPKQIMDVIKDNPMLGHITTFGGHPVSCAAARASLQVIKDEKLIEQVEEKALLFRQLLQHPKIKEIRGLGLMMCLQLENFDQVYQVSKYCAEHGVMIDWYLHCETALRVAPPLTITTDQIREACTLILAGVEKYA
- a CDS encoding transketolase family protein; the protein is MKKYTYTESKDTRSGFGAGLLEAGKQDENVVALCADLIGSLKMNDFIKEFPERFFQIGIAEANMMGIAAGLTIGGKVPFTGTFANFSTGRVYDQIRQSIAYSDKNVKIAASHAGLTLGEDGATHQILEDIGLMKMLPGMTVINPCDFNQTKAATIAVAKHHGPVYLRFGRPVVPNFTPADQEFVIGKAILLNEGTDVTIIATGHLVWEAIQAGEKLAELGISAEIINIHTIKPLDEEAVLKSVGKTKCVVTAEEHNRLGGLGDSVAQVLAKHLPTPQEYVAVNDSFGESGTPAQLMEKYGLNAEAIVAAAQKVIKRK